The sequence CCTGCGTCGAGCCGTCGAGAACACGCTCGAGCGCGCCGGAGTGCGAGAGATCGCCACCCCGGTCTTCGAGTACAGCGAGGTTTTCACCAAGTCGGTGGGCGAGTCGGCCGACCTCGTGGTCCAGAAGGAGATGTACACCTTCGAGGACCGTGGCGGTCGTTCCCTCACCCTTCGTCCCGAGTTCACCGCCGGCGTCCTGCGCGCCTACATCGAGCACGGCATGCACACCCGGCCTACACCGGTGAAGCTCTGGAGTTTCGGCCCCGTCTTCAGGGCCGAGAACGTCCAACGAGGCCGCTTCCGCCAGTTCCATCAGGTGAACTGCGAACTGCTGGGGCTCACCTCGCCACTCATAGACGCCGAGGCGATCGCGCTGCTCTTCCGCACCCTGGAGGCGTGTGGGCTCACTCGGATGACGGTGAAGCTCGGGACCGTCGGTGACCCCGAGCACCGCGCTGCCTACAACGCCTATCTTCGCGACCAACTTGAGCCACGGGCGAGTGAGCTCAGCGAGACGAGCCGCACCAGGCTGGCCATAAATCCCATGCGCATACTGGACGCCAAGGACGAGCGAGACCAGTCGCTGGTGCGGGAATTGAAGCGGCCCCTCGATTTCGTGGACGGCGCCGCCCGGGAGCATTTCGAAGAGCTGCAGTCGCACCTGCGCGCCTGGAGCATACCCTTCGAGATCGATCCGGCCATCGTGCGCGGCCTCGACTACTACCGGCGCACCGCTTTCGAGATCCATCATGGGAGCATCGGCGCTCAGTCGGCGATCTGCGGCGGCGGACGCTACGACGGGCTGGTCGAAAGCCTGGGAGGGCCGCCCACTCCCGGCATCGGTTGGGCGTTCGGCGTCGAGCGGGTACTAGATGCCCTGCAGCAGGAGGGCGTAAAGACCTCCGCCCCCCGGACTGCGGACCTCTTCCTGGTGCCGCTCGACGACCAGGCGGTAGCCGAGGTTGCCAGAACCGCCGAGCGGCTCAGGGACCGTTTCCAGGTGGAGCACGCGTACTCGAAGCGCAACGTTGGCAAGGGCCTTCGCGACGCCGACCGGTCGGGAGCGACGTACGCCGCGCTGCGAGGACCGGACGAGCGCTCCCGCGGCATCTACACGGTCAAGCAGCTGGCTTCGGGTGAGCAGCAGGATGTGCCCGAGGAGGAGCTCGAGAGGCTGCTGCTCGCCGAACCCGCGACTAGATGAGAGGGTACGCCCGGGATCCGCGGGCAACCTCGAGATGAACGACAAGTCACCAGGAGTCTGAAGATGGAACGAACGCATCAGTGCGGCGCATTGCGGGCCGAGCATCAGGGAAGTGCCGTCGTGCTGCAAGGTTGGGTGAAC is a genomic window of Trueperaceae bacterium containing:
- the hisS gene encoding histidine--tRNA ligase translates to MRLQAVKGTHDILPEQIPAWRNLRRAVENTLERAGVREIATPVFEYSEVFTKSVGESADLVVQKEMYTFEDRGGRSLTLRPEFTAGVLRAYIEHGMHTRPTPVKLWSFGPVFRAENVQRGRFRQFHQVNCELLGLTSPLIDAEAIALLFRTLEACGLTRMTVKLGTVGDPEHRAAYNAYLRDQLEPRASELSETSRTRLAINPMRILDAKDERDQSLVRELKRPLDFVDGAAREHFEELQSHLRAWSIPFEIDPAIVRGLDYYRRTAFEIHHGSIGAQSAICGGGRYDGLVESLGGPPTPGIGWAFGVERVLDALQQEGVKTSAPRTADLFLVPLDDQAVAEVARTAERLRDRFQVEHAYSKRNVGKGLRDADRSGATYAALRGPDERSRGIYTVKQLASGEQQDVPEEELERLLLAEPATR